From Gottschalkiaceae bacterium SANA:
GTATTGCGGGATTACATGAAAGAGTAGGTGGAGAAATGAAAAAAGTAATGACGCCCAGAGAACGGGTTGCAGCAACCTTGAATTTTGAAGAGCCGGATCGCGTTCCAATCTGTATTGGGTCGAGTGGAGCCAGCGTGAATGATGCCGTCTATTATCAATTGAAAGAGCATTTTCAAATTGAAGGAGACGTTGAACCTTTTCGCAGCGGTCATGGAGATAATATTTATGATCCCAGGGTATTTGATAAATTAGGTGGAGATTTTCGGCATGTATTTTTAAAATCAAATCAAGAATACAAGGCAGCAACAACAGAAGACGGTGGAAGAATCAACGAATGGGGTGTAAAAGTTATTCGAGTCGGCAAATTCAATGAATGGATGAGCCATCCATTGCAAGGTGCCACGCTTGAGGATTTAGACAATTATGCATGGCCCAAGCCCTATGAAGGCAATCGGGACCGTGATTTAAAAGCAGATATAGACTATTGGTATAAAGAAACAGATTTTGCGATTTCAACACGATCACCTTCTCGTGGTTTTTGGGACTTGGGTATTCAATTGCGGGGATTTGATCAGTTCGCTATGGACATGATTTTAAATAAACCATTTATTCATAAGATGATGGAAAAGATCTTAGAGGTTTTGATTGCCTACTATGATGTCTTATTGAGTACAGTAGGACCCTATGTACAGATTGTTGAGACACAAGATGACTTGGCTCATCAGAATGCGCCATTTATGTCTCCGGATGCCTATAAAGAGTTTATGATGCCATATCGGAAAAAGTTAAATGCATTTATTAAGAGCAAAGCACCACAGGCAAAGATTTATCAGCATTGCTGCGGTTCTGTAAGAAAATTGATTCCCTATATGATTGAAGCGGGAATTGAAGTACTTAATCCCATTCAACCCTTGGCAAAAGAGATGGATACGGGAAAATTGAAGCGTGATTTTGGCAAAGACATTGTGTTCTTTGGTGGAATTGATTTGCAGGAACGATTGGCAGGCCCACCAGAAGTGGTAGAACAAGAAGTGAAGGAACGGATTCGCGATCTTGCCCCTGGCGGTGGATATATTATGTCACCGGCAAATGTTGTTCAACCGGATGTGCCGATTGAAAATTTGATTTTATTATGTGAATTGGCAAGAGAATATGGCCAATATCCTTTGGATCTTGAAAAGCTAAAATAGAGGAGAACTCCGATGAAGAAAGTATTGTTGATTGGAGGGCTGTGCGGGATGACCATGTTGCGAGCAGCCTCGATGATTGAAGACGAGTGTCGGGATCGAGATATTTCGATTTCAGTAAAAATTCAAAATGTATGGGAGTCTCCAACGGTAGAGATGCAGGGGCTTGATGTGGTGATTCAAATGATGCCTTTGTATGAGACGGCTCCCTGTATGTTGGTGAGCGGAAAGCCATTTATCTCGCATTTTAAAGAGAAACAATTATTGTCTTCGATCATTGACTATCTGGAAAGAGGGGGCGAAAGATCGTGATTTATGCGGACTATGCGGCAACAACACCCTTAGATTCTCGAGTATTCGAGGTCATGAAACCCTATTTTCAGGAACAATACTTTAATCCATCGGCGCTTTATCCTCAGGCGCAAAAAATACGAAAAGAGATTGAACAAGCACGTTCACAAGTCGCTGAACTCTTGGATGCAGAGTCTGAAGAGATTATTTTTACCAGTGGCGGTACCGAGGCGGACAATATGGCAATCAAGGGGATTGCATTTGCTTTGCGGGAAAAGGGAAAGCATTTGATTACGTCTCAGATTGAGCATCATGCGGTTTTAGCGAGTTTTCAATTTCTTGAAAGGCAAGGATTCGAGGTCACCTATTTGCCCGTTGATGATCATTTTCGAGTGTCTGTTGAAGCCTTTGAAAGTGCGATTCGTCCGGATACGATCCTGGCTTCCATCATGATGGCAAACAATGAGACTGGAGCCATTCAGCCTATACAAGAATTGGCAGCAATTGCGAGGTCGGAAGGTGTTTATTTTCATACGGATGCCGTGCAAGCTATAACGACATGCAAGATATCGGTTAGGGAGCTGGGTGTTGATGCATTGAGTATTTCGGGACATAAGATCTATGGACCGAAGGGGTCCGGTGCCTTGTACCTAAAAACGGATACGCCTATTGTTTCTTGGATTACCGGAGGTGACCAGGAAG
This genomic window contains:
- the nifS_1 gene encoding cysteine desulfurase NifS; this encodes MIYADYAATTPLDSRVFEVMKPYFQEQYFNPSALYPQAQKIRKEIEQARSQVAELLDAESEEIIFTSGGTEADNMAIKGIAFALREKGKHLITSQIEHHAVLASFQFLERQGFEVTYLPVDDHFRVSVEAFESAIRPDTILASIMMANNETGAIQPIQELAAIARSEGVYFHTDAVQAITTCKISVRELGVDALSISGHKIYGPKGSGALYLKTDTPIVSWITGGDQEGGYRGGTESVANLIGLGEAARILQSERADRENHGKVLRKRLMDELKRQNLDFQVHQHPTYQLSHIANIGFREVESESLLMHLMLRGIVASLGAACNSSSVEPSYVLEAGKVDRAYIKGSVRFSFGQDTSVEDVDRLASEVKQILDLIRKVNF
- a CDS encoding uroporphyrinogen decarboxylase family protein; its protein translation is MKKVMTPRERVAATLNFEEPDRVPICIGSSGASVNDAVYYQLKEHFQIEGDVEPFRSGHGDNIYDPRVFDKLGGDFRHVFLKSNQEYKAATTEDGGRINEWGVKVIRVGKFNEWMSHPLQGATLEDLDNYAWPKPYEGNRDRDLKADIDYWYKETDFAISTRSPSRGFWDLGIQLRGFDQFAMDMILNKPFIHKMMEKILEVLIAYYDVLLSTVGPYVQIVETQDDLAHQNAPFMSPDAYKEFMMPYRKKLNAFIKSKAPQAKIYQHCCGSVRKLIPYMIEAGIEVLNPIQPLAKEMDTGKLKRDFGKDIVFFGGIDLQERLAGPPEVVEQEVKERIRDLAPGGGYIMSPANVVQPDVPIENLILLCELAREYGQYPLDLEKLK